A stretch of Paucidesulfovibrio gracilis DSM 16080 DNA encodes these proteins:
- a CDS encoding isoamylase early set domain-containing protein, producing the protein MPLTKKYLKSKPVCKVGFKVPKSATQGAKHLFLVGEFNKWNTQNLPMKQLKDGSFSITVDLDVGRDYHYRYLTDSGVWLNDTKADRYEYSAFAGGDNCVVST; encoded by the coding sequence ATGCCTCTGACCAAAAAATATCTTAAGAGCAAGCCCGTGTGCAAAGTGGGCTTCAAGGTGCCCAAATCCGCCACCCAGGGAGCCAAACATCTCTTTCTTGTGGGTGAATTCAACAAGTGGAACACCCAGAATCTGCCCATGAAGCAACTCAAGGATGGCTCCTTTTCCATCACCGTGGATCTGGACGTGGGCCGGGACTATCACTACCGCTACCTCACGGACAGCGGGGTCTGGCTCAACGACACCAAGGCCGACCGATACGAATATAGCGCCTTTGCTGGCGGGGACAACTGCGTGGTGAGCACCTGA
- a CDS encoding sensor histidine kinase yields the protein MSVPNILIIEDSRSAQAELVRRIERDLCFNAHAVGTLAEGREALARGGWFLAVADLGLPDSPDGSVVDAVLEHDLPCLVFTSDVSPETRKRILAKNVTDYVVKNRHAVDNLVAAIGRLHRIQGHKALVVDDSRSMRRYLGNLLSLHLLDVTEAESGEEALEILEKDPDYLLALVDYELEGMDGVELTVKIRARQELKDLGVIGVSSFDKEPLSVRFIKNGANDFLRKPFEREELQARMFQLVDSMERQRRLRELDELKNRLLGMAAHDLRNPINAVNGFATILLQTAQKALDENQRKMLEYIQISGWQMNALVSDLLDISVIESGRLELICRPEDLATLAEERVDIARLVADEKNIRIETDLDESVEAMVDRRRIGQVIDNLLTNAIKFSSGNSTVTVRLWGLDSGICFSVQDQGPGIPPKEKDKLFLSFQKLSNRPTAGEVSTGLGLAIVKKIVEAHRGKVQVQSEPGQGACFTVCLPVEPNC from the coding sequence ATGTCGGTTCCAAACATTTTGATCATTGAGGACAGTCGCTCCGCCCAGGCGGAATTGGTGCGCCGTATTGAGCGTGATCTTTGCTTCAACGCCCACGCCGTGGGAACGTTGGCCGAGGGACGCGAAGCCCTGGCCCGCGGCGGCTGGTTTCTTGCCGTGGCGGATCTGGGTCTGCCCGACTCGCCGGACGGCTCCGTGGTGGACGCTGTATTGGAACATGATCTGCCCTGCCTCGTCTTCACCTCGGATGTCTCCCCGGAAACACGCAAGCGAATCCTGGCCAAAAACGTCACCGACTATGTGGTGAAAAACCGCCACGCCGTGGACAACCTTGTGGCCGCCATCGGCAGATTGCACCGCATTCAAGGACACAAGGCGCTTGTCGTGGACGATTCCCGCTCCATGCGCCGCTACCTCGGTAATCTTCTTTCCCTGCATCTGCTGGACGTCACGGAGGCGGAATCGGGAGAAGAGGCGCTGGAAATCCTTGAAAAAGATCCTGATTACCTTTTGGCGTTGGTTGATTACGAACTGGAAGGCATGGACGGCGTGGAACTGACCGTCAAAATCCGTGCCCGCCAGGAACTCAAGGATCTTGGGGTCATCGGCGTATCCTCCTTTGACAAGGAACCCTTGTCCGTCCGTTTCATCAAAAACGGCGCCAATGACTTTCTCCGCAAGCCCTTTGAACGAGAAGAACTCCAGGCCCGCATGTTTCAGCTGGTGGACTCCATGGAACGCCAACGCCGACTGCGCGAACTGGACGAACTCAAAAACCGCCTCCTCGGCATGGCGGCTCACGACCTGCGCAATCCCATCAACGCGGTCAACGGCTTCGCCACCATCCTCTTGCAGACAGCCCAGAAAGCCTTGGACGAAAACCAACGAAAGATGCTGGAATACATCCAGATATCCGGATGGCAAATGAATGCCCTGGTCAGTGATCTGCTGGACATTTCCGTGATTGAAAGCGGTCGGCTGGAATTGATCTGCCGCCCCGAAGACCTGGCCACCCTGGCGGAGGAACGTGTGGATATCGCCAGACTCGTGGCAGATGAAAAAAACATCCGCATTGAGACCGACCTGGACGAATCCGTAGAGGCCATGGTGGATCGGCGGCGCATCGGCCAGGTCATCGACAACCTGCTTACCAACGCCATCAAATTTTCGTCCGGCAACTCCACGGTCACGGTCCGCCTTTGGGGACTCGACAGCGGCATCTGCTTCTCCGTGCAAGACCAGGGTCCAGGCATCCCGCCGAAAGAAAAGGACAAACTGTTCCTCTCTTTCCAAAAACTCAGCAACCGCCCCACCGCAGGCGAAGTCAGCACAGGGCTGGGCCTGGCCATTGTAAAGAAAATCGTGGAAGCGCATCGAGGCAAGGTCCAGGTGCAAAGCGAACCCGGCCAGGGAGCCTGTTTTACGGTCTGCCTTCCCGTGGAACCGAACTGCTGA
- a CDS encoding NUDIX domain-containing protein has translation MIRTLSCPHCGGDVTTYRNPFPTVDVVILLPENQVVLVERANPPHGWALPGGFVDYGESAEHAAVREAREETGLDVTLLGLVGVYSDPDRDPRHHTMSVVYTALAEAPERLQAGDDAAQARAWPLHDLPELAFDHARILADLRRQLPGPIRSPEPFHD, from the coding sequence ATGATTCGAACGCTTTCCTGCCCCCACTGCGGAGGGGACGTGACCACCTACCGCAATCCTTTCCCCACGGTTGACGTGGTTATCCTGCTGCCTGAGAATCAGGTTGTACTTGTGGAGCGGGCCAACCCGCCCCATGGATGGGCCTTGCCCGGCGGATTTGTGGACTATGGCGAAAGTGCCGAACACGCGGCCGTGCGCGAGGCCCGCGAGGAAACAGGATTGGATGTGACACTCCTCGGACTGGTGGGGGTGTACTCCGACCCGGACCGCGACCCGCGGCACCACACCATGAGCGTGGTCTACACCGCCCTGGCCGAAGCTCCCGAGCGACTCCAGGCGGGTGACGACGCTGCCCAGGCCCGCGCCTGGCCGCTGCACGACCTGCCGGAACTCGCCTTCGACCATGCCCGCATCCTGGCGGACCTCCGCCGCCAGCTCCCCGGTCCCATTCGCAGCCCGGAGCCTTTCCATGACTGA